GATTACGCACCCACGGTGGACAGCCGGACCGTGGACACCCACATGCGACGACTGCGGGAGAAACTCGGACCGGCGGCACGGCACCTGGAGACGGTGCGCGGTGTGGGGTACCGGTTTGCCCCTTGATCTTTCCGGCCGCGGGGTCATGGTGAGGCAATGCTGTCGTGGGTGCTTTGCGCGTTGCTGCTGGGGGCGCTGGTGGGGGTGCACCTTGCCTGGCGCCGCCGTCACCTGCACCTGCTGGAGGTCCACCAACGCGCACGGGCGCGCTGGGAGGCGATGCACCTCCAGTTGGCCGAGGAGGCACAAACCCGCCTGACCGCGGTTTTGCACAACTTGAGCGAGGGCATCCTGTTGTTGGACGAGGAAAACCGGGTGGTGCTGGCCAACCCGGCCTTTCGCACGCTGCTGCAGCCGGGGATGCCGCCCGAGGGTCAAACCCTGATGGCGGTCACGCGATGGCCCGAGCTGGGCGAGCTCACCGCCCAATTGAACCCCGACCAGCCTGCGCTGACGCGGGAACTGGTCTGGAGCGGCCCGCCCGAACGATGGTTGCGGGTCAGTGCCGCCGCCCTCTTCCAGGCGGATGGACGCCGGCTTTACACCATCCTGGTATTCCACGACGTCACCCGCATCCGGCAGCTGGAACGGGTCCGCCAGGAGTTCGTGGCCAACGTGAGCCACGAGTTGCGCACGCCCCTGTCGCACATCAAGGGCTATGTGGAAACCCTCCTGTCGGGCGCCGCGACGGATCCGGCCCTCCAATTGCGTTGTTTGCAAACCATCGCCCGCAACGCCAACCGTCTGGAACTGCTCATCGAGGACCTGCTCACCCTGGCGCAACTCGAGTCCGGCCAGGTCACGTTGCAACTCCAACCGCTGAGTCTCCGGGAGTTTGTGGACAAGATGCTCCAGGAGTTCCAGCCGCGGGCGGCCGCCCGCCGGGTCAGCCTGGAAAACGCAGTTCCGCCCTGGACGGTCCAGGCCGATCCCCTGCGGTTGGAACAGGTGCTGGCCAACCTCCTGGACAACGCCATTAAATACGGTCGCACGGAGGGGCACGTGACCGTGTGGGCCCGGGCGGACTCACCGGGCGAGGTGACCGTGGCAGTCACGGATGACGGCCCCGGCTTGCCCCCGGAGGCGTGTCAGCGGGTCTTCGAACGGTTTTACCGCGTGGACAAGGCACGTTCCCGGGAGCAGGGCGGCACCGGCCTGGGCCTGGCCATCGTCAAACACATCGTCCAACGCCATGGCGGCCGGGTCTGGGTCGAAAGCCGACCCGGCCACGGTGCCACCTTCTATTTCACCCTGCCCCGCGCCCCGGAATCAGGCCCGCCGCCCGATCTCCCGGCCACAGGACAGGCAACCACGACCCCGACAGCCCCGGAACGTTGAACCGATCAGGGACCCCGGCCGGGGCCGCGCAGGAGGCAGGGCTGCCCGACTCCATGCCCGGCGCCCCGGCAAGGTTTACGCCTTCCATCATGCGGGCCATGTCGCCCGGTGGTCCGCGCAGGCCGGGCGGGCCCGTCGGGAGGAAAAAGCATTGCACCAGAGCCGACATGGACCCATCACCCCACAGCCTGTGGCGGTCAGACCTGCTTCCGACCTTGCACGGGTTGGTGGAGGGGTTTGTCGGCGGCGGGTCGGGGGCGATTGGGATCAGCCACCGGCAAGGTGGGCGGCGTGTCAACTGTCGCGCATTTCGCGTCGTCCACCTTTCTCGCGGTGCTGTGGGCTCCGTGCAGACATGGTTGGGCGGGCTCCGCCCAGTAACACAATGGGGAAATTCCGCGTCCCCGGAGCACGCCGGTGCTGCGGGTTCCAGGAGCACGTTTCTCGCGCAGGGGATCCATGGCTTTCCGGACCTTTTCCCGCCGACCCGGTCTTTTGGTTCGCGCGTACCGCGTGGGGAGTGGCCAGACCTCTGGCCCGGGTCTGGTGGGCGCCCCGACAACCTCCGGGCCGTGGTTCCGGTCCGGGGACAACCCCGGCCCGCCACTCCCGCAGTGTCGAACACCTCGCAAGATTCCGGACCGTCGGGTAGAATCCCGGCGTGGGCAGGAAGCCGCTGGTTCTGGTAACGGCCGATGTCGACCCGGAGGGAACGGAGTTCGGGGATCACTCGGTCAGCCTGGCTTGGGCCTACGGCCTGGCCTTGGAACAGGCGGGGGCGTTACCGGTGGTTTTGCCCGCAGTTGTCGGGGAGACCACGATCCGGGACCTGGTGGCCCGGTGCGATGGTGTGCTGCTCACCAGCGGCGGCGATTTGAATCCCCGGCTGTACCGCACCGGGTTGCCCGCCCGCCTGCAGCAGACGGTCCAACCCACGCCCGATCACGGCTGGCGCGATCTGACGGAACGTCGGGTGCTCCGAGAGGTGTTTGACCAGCGCAAGCCCCTGCCGGTGATCTGCCGGGGGCATCAACTACTGAATGTGGCCCTGGGCGGGACGCTGATTGTGGGATTTGCCCGTGCAGCGGCCCCGGGGATTGAATCATCACCGACCGGATCGCAAGGACGACGTCGTTCATGACGTGCGGTTGACACCCGGCTCCCGGCTTCACAGTATAACCCGGAAGCAGGTGCTCGGGGTCAACAGTACGCATCACCAGGCCGTGAACCGTGTCGCCGGCCTGTTACGGGCGACGGCCACGAGCCCGGACGGTGTCATTGAGGGACTGGAACTGGCGCCGGCCCATCGCCGTGTATTGCCGTTCCTTCTGTCCGTACAGTTTCATCCCGAGCGGTTGCAGGGGCGGTATCCGGAACATCGGGCCATTTTCGAGGCTTTCGTACAGGCCTGTGCAGCCCGGGGAACACCAACGCTATGAAGGCGAGAATCCTCCTGGTAGATGACGACCCGGACATGCGGGAGCTGGTCGGGACCTTTCTCAGCCAGAACGACTACGAAGTCCTGACCACCGACAGCGCCGCCGGGCTGCGGAGCCTTTTGGATGCGGAGGCGCCCGACGTGGTGTTGCTGGACTATAAGTTGCCCGAATTGGCCGGGGGCCCCCCGGAGGACATCGGCCTGACGCTCATGCCCACCATCCGGCATCGCTGGCCCGAGGCGGAAATCATCATCCTCAGCGGGCACGGCACGTTGGACGTGGCACTGGAGGCGGGGCGGCTGGGCGCCTACACGTTCATCAGTAAACCGTTCGAGCTGGGGAAGCTCCTGGCCGACCTGCAGTGCGCCCTCGAACACAAGGCCCAGCAGGCCGAGGCCAGCGCCCTGCGCGATGCCCTGGCCACCTTCAGCGGTGCGAATTCGCCCGTGTTCAAAAGCGCCGCCATGCAGGCGGTCATCCGCACCGTGGAACGGATCGCGCCCACGGATGTCACCGTGCTGATCACGGGCGAGAGCGGCACCGGCAAGGAGGTCATTGCCGACCTTTTGCACAGCCTGAGCCGGCGCAACAAAAACCGGATCATCGAGGTCAATTGCGCCGCCCTGCCGCGTGAGCTGATCGAAAGCGAGCTGTTCGGTTCCGTCAAGGGAGCCTACACCGGCGCGCACACGGATCGCGAGGGACTCTTCCGACAGGCCGAAGGGGGTACCCTCTTCCTGGACGAAATCGCCGAGATGCCCGTGGACACCCAGAGCAAACTGCTCCGCGTGCTCCAGGATCAGGAGGTGCGTCCCGTGGGCGGCAAAACCACCTACAAAACCAATTGCCGGATCATCACCGCCACCAACCGCGACCCTCAGGAGGCCATGAAACAGGGCAAACTGCGCGAGGACCTCTACTACCGCATCAGCACCGTGTCCATTCACCTGCCCCCCCTGCGCGAACGCCGTGACGACATCCTGCCCCTCGCACAGGCCTTCCTCCGCCGGTTCAGTGCCCAGGCCAACCGCAACTTCATCGGCTTTACCCCCGCGGCCATCGAGCGGTTGATCAGCTTCGACTGGCCCGGCAACGTGCGCCAGCTCCAGAACGAAATCCAGCGGGCGGTCCTGCTGAGCGACGGGCCCATGATCGACGCGTCCGACCTTTCGATCACCCGCACACGCGACGAGTCCGACACCTCCGACACCAATTTCACCCTGCTGGAAGCGGTGGAACGCAACGCGATCATCCAGATGCTCCAGGCCACCGGAGGTAACAAGGTCGAGGCGGCCCGCCGCCTCGGTATCGGCCGGCAAACCCTGTACAACAAAATCAAGGCCTACGGCATCAAGGTGTAGCGCTGCGGCAGCCCCGCTGCGTGCCGGGTCCGGCGTCACCGCCAACCGCTCCGAGGTTTTCGCCCCCGGCCTCCCGCTGCGCGTTACAGGCTGCCCTCAGCCGCGAAACGACGCGGCTTCCGTTTCGACGGCTGTCCCGGCACCGACCGGTTGGGGTTGAACCCGTGGCCCGCCCCGGAACCAGCGCCGCACAGCGTTCAGGACGTCCTCATACAGAACGTACAGGCACGGCACCAAAATCAGCGAAATCAACGCGGCGAACAGAATCCCGTACCCGAGCGACAACGCCATCGGGATCATGAATCGGGCCTGTCGCGAGGTCTCAAAGATCATGGGCGCCAGCCCGCCGAAAGTGGTCAGCGTCGTCAACAGGACGGGCCGAAACCGGCGCAACGCCGCCTGATGGATGGCTTCCATGGGCGACTCACCCAACTCGCGCCGGCGATGGTTGGCATACTCGATGAGCACCAGCGCCCCGTTTACCACCACACCCGACAAAGCCACCATCCCCATCATGCTCATGACACTCAGGCTGTAGCCCATGATCAAATGCCCCAAAACTGCGCCGACGAGGCCAAACGGGATGCTGGCCATCACGATCAGCGGATGTCCGTAGCTCCGGAACGGCACGGCCAAAAGGAAGTAAATGGCCATCAGCGCCAGCGCAAAGCCGCCGTACAGGCTTTCCAGGCTTTCGGACATGTCCTGTTGCCGGCCGGCGTAACCGTAGCTGAGGCCGGGGAAATCGCGCGCCAGTTGGGGTAACAGGGTCCGGTCCAGCGTTTCCTTCACCTTGGACGTTTCACTGATCGGGTCCACATCGGCCGTGACCCGGACGGTACGGCGGCCGTCCCGTCGGAGGATTGCCGTATAGGCCCGGCCGCGGCTTGCCTCGACAATGTCGCGCAGCGGCACGTCCCGGCCCGATGGCGTGCGGATGAGGAGGTTTTCCAGGGTGAACTCGCGTCGGCGTTCCTCTTCCGGCAGGCGTACCAGCACCTTGACCTCGTTGCGCCCGCGCTGCTGGCGGAGTGCCTCGGCACCATAAAAGGCGTGCCGGATTTGCCGGGCCACCTCCTGCGGGGTCAGACCGAGCTGTCTCCCCTCGGGACGCAGAACGAAATCAAACTGGGGTTTGCCCGGGGTATACCCGTCATCCACGTCCCGGACATGGGGGAATTCTTCCAGCTGGGCGGCCAACCTTTCGCTGGCACGGTCCAGCACCTCGATGTTGCGATGACTGAGCTCGATGGTGAGGGCGGCGCCACCGCCCGGTCCGCCCCGATCGGAGTAGAACTGCAGGGCCTGGACCCCCACCACGGGGCCGACCCGTTCACGCCACAGCCGGGTGAATTCGGTGGTGGAGATGGGACGCTGTTTGGGGTCGGTGAGAAAGACCCGGATTTCCGCGGTGTTCTGGTTGATCACGCTGAGGAAACCGGTCACCAGGCGGTCGCCGCCGTGTTCCTCCGCCACGGCGCGGGCCGCCTGCAGCAACCGATCGCGCACCTCGGCCACGCGCGACACGGGGCTCCCGTACGGGAGCGTGGCCGCTGCATAGGCGAAATCCGATTCGATGCGCGGCATGAGGATCAAACCCATCCGGCCGCTGACCACCCAGGCCGCCACCACCATCCAAACGGCACAGGCCACGGCCACGGTCAGCAAACGCCGCCGCAGACACGCGGCCAGAAACGGGCCGAACCGCCGTTCGACCCAGCGGGTGAACGCCAGTCCGAACGCCTGTTGCCAGTGGTGCAGCCGGGCGGTCAGGCCGGTGCGGGGTCGGCTCGCCGTGTGGGCCAGGTGCGAGGGCAACACCAGCAACGACTCAACCCACGAAATGACAAACGCCGTGACAACCACCAGCGGGATCACCCGCCAGATTTTCCCGAACTCTCCCGGCATGAAGTACAGCGGCAGAAACGCGACAATGTTGGTGAGGATACTGAAGGCCACGGGCACGGCCATCTCCCGTGCGCCCCGGATGGCGGCGGTGACAAAATCCACGCCGCGCTGGCGCAGTGCGTAAATGTTTTCCCCCACGATGATGGCATCATCCACCACGATCCCCAGGGCCGTGATATAGGCGAACATGGAGATCATGTTGATGGTGACCCCCATGCCGGGCAGCAGGATCAGCGAACCCAGGAACGACACCGGGATCCCCATCATCACCCAGAACGCCAGCTTGAACTCCAGGAACAACCCCAGCAGCAGCAGCACCAGGCAGAGCCCGTAAAACCCGTTCTTCACCAGCAGTTCCAGCCGCTGGCGGTACACCTCCGAACTGTCGCTGCGAATGCTGCACTGGATCCCCGGCGGCAGCCGGGGCCGGATTTCCTCGAGGATTTCGCGCACGGCATTGGACACGCTGATGGGCGTCTGCCGTCCCACACGGTACACGGCCAGGCTCACCGCCGGCTGCCCGTTGAAGGTTGCCTCGATGTCCACGTCCTGGAAGCCTTCGCGCACCTGCGCAATGTCGCCCAGCCGCACGACACTGCCGGACGCGCTGGTGATGATGGGAATATCCGCAAACTCCCGCGCCCAGTCGCGTCGTTCCTTGAACCGGACCAGCACCTCACCGGCCGGTGTTTTCAGACCGCCTCCCGGCACTTCGACCGAGGTGGCGGCGATGCGCGCAGCGATCTCCCCCAGGGTCAGCCCGTAGGCGCGCAAATGGTCCCCGGGCACCTCCACATGAACCTCGTAGTTGCGCGCCCCGAGGAAATCCACCTGGGTGATCCGGGGATCCTGCAGCAGACGGTCCCGGATCTCCTCGGCCACGTTGCGCAAGGTCCATTCGCTGGCGTCCCCGTGCACGGCCAACACCACCACCTCCCGCCGCCGCATCACCAGCTCCACCTCCGGCTCCTCTGCGTCCCGCGGGAAGGTGATGATGCGGTCAATCGCCTGTTTGATGTCCATGTAGGCTTTCTGGGTGTTGGCGTCCCCGAGCAGTTCCACCTCCACCGTGCCCATGCCCTCGGAGGCGCGCGCCCGAACCTCCTTGACCCCTTCCAGCCCCCGCACCGCCTCCTCAATGGCCAGAATGATCCCCTGTTCGACCTCCTCGGGACTCGCACCCGGGTAGGCCACGCGGACCATGACCAGGTCCGTCTCAAACTCGGGGAACACCTCCTTCCGGATCCGCAAACTCATCACCAGGCCGCCCACCAACAAAAACAACATGAGCAGGTTGGGCGTCACCCGGTTGTGCACCATCCAGGCGATCGGTCCACGGGAGAGATGGGAGTCGGCCGGTGTCATGGACGCGCCTCCGGTCAGGTGCCGGTGGAGGGCACCCGTGCACCCGCCCCTGCCGTGGTGGACACCGCAGGGGACGGCTCCCCGCCGCCGGCCACGCGCAACGGCAGGCCGGGCACGGCCGCAGGCAGTTCACTGATCACA
This genomic window from Limisphaera ngatamarikiensis contains:
- a CDS encoding sensor histidine kinase; the encoded protein is MLSWVLCALLLGALVGVHLAWRRRHLHLLEVHQRARARWEAMHLQLAEEAQTRLTAVLHNLSEGILLLDEENRVVLANPAFRTLLQPGMPPEGQTLMAVTRWPELGELTAQLNPDQPALTRELVWSGPPERWLRVSAAALFQADGRRLYTILVFHDVTRIRQLERVRQEFVANVSHELRTPLSHIKGYVETLLSGAATDPALQLRCLQTIARNANRLELLIEDLLTLAQLESGQVTLQLQPLSLREFVDKMLQEFQPRAAARRVSLENAVPPWTVQADPLRLEQVLANLLDNAIKYGRTEGHVTVWARADSPGEVTVAVTDDGPGLPPEACQRVFERFYRVDKARSREQGGTGLGLAIVKHIVQRHGGRVWVESRPGHGATFYFTLPRAPESGPPPDLPATGQATTTPTAPER
- a CDS encoding gamma-glutamyl-gamma-aminobutyrate hydrolase family protein (Members of this family of hydrolases with an active site Cys residue belong to MEROPS family C26.), yielding MGRKPLVLVTADVDPEGTEFGDHSVSLAWAYGLALEQAGALPVVLPAVVGETTIRDLVARCDGVLLTSGGDLNPRLYRTGLPARLQQTVQPTPDHGWRDLTERRVLREVFDQRKPLPVICRGHQLLNVALGGTLIVGFARAAAPGIESSPTGSQGRRRS
- a CDS encoding gamma-glutamyl-gamma-aminobutyrate hydrolase family protein (Members of this family of hydrolases with an active site Cys residue belong to MEROPS family C26.); the encoded protein is MRLTPGSRLHSITRKQVLGVNSTHHQAVNRVAGLLRATATSPDGVIEGLELAPAHRRVLPFLLSVQFHPERLQGRYPEHRAIFEAFVQACAARGTPTL
- a CDS encoding sigma-54-dependent transcriptional regulator, with translation MKARILLVDDDPDMRELVGTFLSQNDYEVLTTDSAAGLRSLLDAEAPDVVLLDYKLPELAGGPPEDIGLTLMPTIRHRWPEAEIIILSGHGTLDVALEAGRLGAYTFISKPFELGKLLADLQCALEHKAQQAEASALRDALATFSGANSPVFKSAAMQAVIRTVERIAPTDVTVLITGESGTGKEVIADLLHSLSRRNKNRIIEVNCAALPRELIESELFGSVKGAYTGAHTDREGLFRQAEGGTLFLDEIAEMPVDTQSKLLRVLQDQEVRPVGGKTTYKTNCRIITATNRDPQEAMKQGKLREDLYYRISTVSIHLPPLRERRDDILPLAQAFLRRFSAQANRNFIGFTPAAIERLISFDWPGNVRQLQNEIQRAVLLSDGPMIDASDLSITRTRDESDTSDTNFTLLEAVERNAIIQMLQATGGNKVEAARRLGIGRQTLYNKIKAYGIKV
- a CDS encoding efflux RND transporter permease subunit is translated as MTPADSHLSRGPIAWMVHNRVTPNLLMLFLLVGGLVMSLRIRKEVFPEFETDLVMVRVAYPGASPEEVEQGIILAIEEAVRGLEGVKEVRARASEGMGTVEVELLGDANTQKAYMDIKQAIDRIITFPRDAEEPEVELVMRRREVVVLAVHGDASEWTLRNVAEEIRDRLLQDPRITQVDFLGARNYEVHVEVPGDHLRAYGLTLGEIAARIAATSVEVPGGGLKTPAGEVLVRFKERRDWAREFADIPIITSASGSVVRLGDIAQVREGFQDVDIEATFNGQPAVSLAVYRVGRQTPISVSNAVREILEEIRPRLPPGIQCSIRSDSSEVYRQRLELLVKNGFYGLCLVLLLLGLFLEFKLAFWVMMGIPVSFLGSLILLPGMGVTINMISMFAYITALGIVVDDAIIVGENIYALRQRGVDFVTAAIRGAREMAVPVAFSILTNIVAFLPLYFMPGEFGKIWRVIPLVVVTAFVISWVESLLVLPSHLAHTASRPRTGLTARLHHWQQAFGLAFTRWVERRFGPFLAACLRRRLLTVAVACAVWMVVAAWVVSGRMGLILMPRIESDFAYAAATLPYGSPVSRVAEVRDRLLQAARAVAEEHGGDRLVTGFLSVINQNTAEIRVFLTDPKQRPISTTEFTRLWRERVGPVVGVQALQFYSDRGGPGGGAALTIELSHRNIEVLDRASERLAAQLEEFPHVRDVDDGYTPGKPQFDFVLRPEGRQLGLTPQEVARQIRHAFYGAEALRQQRGRNEVKVLVRLPEEERRREFTLENLLIRTPSGRDVPLRDIVEASRGRAYTAILRRDGRRTVRVTADVDPISETSKVKETLDRTLLPQLARDFPGLSYGYAGRQQDMSESLESLYGGFALALMAIYFLLAVPFRSYGHPLIVMASIPFGLVGAVLGHLIMGYSLSVMSMMGMVALSGVVVNGALVLIEYANHRRRELGESPMEAIHQAALRRFRPVLLTTLTTFGGLAPMIFETSRQARFMIPMALSLGYGILFAALISLILVPCLYVLYEDVLNAVRRWFRGGPRVQPQPVGAGTAVETEAASFRG